The following DNA comes from Desulfobaculum xiamenense.
CGCAGGTCGAGCAGTTCCTCGCCCACCTGCTCGACAAAGGCGTTTGTGTCGAACCGGGTAAAGAGATTGCCTATCATGAAGGCATAAATCACGAACAGCGCCAGCGACAGCAGGACGGACACCCGCTTCAGCTTGCGGTTGCGCTCCTGGAGCCTCATGTATTCACCGAACAGGTCGAGCACTTCGGAATGACTCTTCCCGCACTCCCCGTTCTCTTGGCGAACCTGTTCCTCGCTCATCTTGCGCTCCTTTTTGGATTGCCCAATCTTCCCGCCATATGCAGCCCCCTGCGCACGGCAGTAGCGGACATACTACCACCCCCACGGGAAGTCGGAAAGGCCCGCATGAGGAAATGCGCACGCCGCAAGGGTTGACAGTCAAGTGCCGCTGCGGGACAACCACGGCAAGGAGAACGACGGTGAGCGATAATGAATACAATCCCTTCAGTGTGCTGAAGAAGGCGGGCCTCAAGCTTCGCGACGACGGAACTGGGCCGAAGAAGGCCCCTGTGGCCCCAAAGCCAGCCCCCGCGAAGCCAGCAGACAATACAGCGGAAATTCTCGACAAATCCATGTTTCTGAACGCCATGGCAGGCACGACACGGCTGAAATCGGCGGGCAAGACGAAAACGTCTGCCCCGGCCAAAAAGGCCGCATCCAAGACGTCCGCGCCCAAGGCATCCACCCCCGCCGCGCAGGCCCCGCACCCGCAGGCCGCCGCGCCAGAACAGCCCCAACAACCCGTGAAGCAGGCACCGCGCCCCACAGCCGCCCCCGCACCGGCGCAAGACGAGGTTGTGGACGATTCCCTGTTCATGAAGGCCATGCAGGGCGTCAAGCCCATGGACGGCACCAGCGGCCGCGACGTTCCCGCAAGCGTGGAACCCGCCCCAGAGGCGGCGAAACCCGCAGACGCCCTCTCGCGTGAGCAGTTGCGAAACCTTCTGCACGGCGAGGTGTCCTACCAGCTCGAATTCGCGGACGGCTACCAGCATGGCTACGTGACGGGCCTCGACCCCAAGATTTTCAACCGCCTGCGCGCCGGAAGCTTCCCCGTCGAGGCCAGCCTCGACATGCACGGCCTGACCTCCGAGGAAACCGTCCACGAGCTCGTGGATTTCGTACGCAAGCACTATCAGCTCGGGCACCGGACCCTGCATCTTGTCACTGGGCGCGGCAACAATTCGCCGCTTGGCCGCAGCGTGCTACGCGAAGAGGTGCAGAACTGGCTGACGCGCGACCCGCTGCGCCGCGTGGTGCTGGCCTTCGTCACCGCGCAGCCGAAGCACGGCGGCCCCGGCGCTGTCTATGTTCTGCTGCGCAAGCACAAGAAATCCCTCGGCAAGGTGGACTGGGACATGCCCCTCGAAGGTCCGGACACCTTCTAGACGCCCACAGTTTCCGAAACGAAGAGGCCCGACTCCCCACAGGGAGCCGGGCCTCTTCGCGTCCACGCCGTTGCGACGGATGCGCTATCTGCGAAAGATGGAGAACAGCACGGACAAAATGATGCTCACCACCACGCAGGTGACGATGGGAAACGAGAAGCGCACGCCGTTGCGCTCGAAATTGATGTCACCGGGCAGGCGGCCAAGGGGGATGCGGTCCCCGCCCCAAAGCATGAACGCGCCGACGACGACAAACAGCGCGCCGAGGATGATCAGCGTTTTCCCGAACTCCGGATGCATCATGCCCCTCCCAGACTCTTGACGATCATGAGCACGCCGAGCGCGCACACGAGCGCCGTGAATATCCTCCGGTACCCGCCCTCGCCGATACGGACGTAGAGCGCGCGCCCAAGCGTGGCCCCGACGATCAGTCCCGGCAGGCACCAGCCGGACAACCGCAGCGTCTCGGCCGTCACCAAGCCCTGCCACGCCTGAAATCCGAGGACGAAAAGCCCGGACAGGAAGAAGAACCCGACCATCGTGGCCTTGACGCGGTCCTTGTTCCACGGTTGCAGGGACACGTAGACGAGGATGGGCGGCCCCTGCGAATTGAGCGCCCCGCCAAGGCAACCGGCCACGAATCCCGTCACCAGCACCCAGAAGCGCCCTATCTCGCGCGGAACGGGTCGGGCGAACCACTGGTAGAGCGAATAGGCCACCAGCATCACGCCAAGCGTGCCCTGCAACACGGCCACGGGCATGACGCGCAGCAGGTGCACGCCAACGGGAATGCCCGGCAGCGTCGCCAGCGTAAGCGGAATGATCCTGTCCCACGCCGGGCGCTGCCCATGCTGCCACATGATGAGCAGGTTAAGCGCCTGCGCGAGCAGCACCAGCGTGATGACCGAGGTTTTGAAATCGACGAACAGCGAGATGAGCGGCAGGCTCATGAAGGCGAAACCGAACCCGGCCAGTCCCTGTGTAAAGGCCGCCGCGAAAACGATGGATACAACGGCTACTATCTCGAACATGAAAGGCAATCCGCCTGATCGATCAAAGGATGAACGGCCCCGCGCACGTGGAACCCGGTGCTACAGCATGTTGACGGGGTCGAGGTCGAGGGACACGCGAATCTTCGAATGCTGCGAGAGGCGGCTTTTCAGATGCGCGAACACGCGCCGCACAGACGGCCAGTCCTTGCCCTTGAGCAGGCACTGGTAGCGCTTGCGACCGCGCAGCATGGCCAGCGGCGACGGCGCGGGACCAAGCACGCGCACCCCGAGCTTCATGCCGAGGTCCATGAGGATGCTGCCGAGTTCCATGATCCGCGTCTCGCCCTCCGCCCAATCCACGGGATGGCTCATGCGCACCAGCCCAAGCCGCGTGAACGGCGGGTAGCCGTACTTGCGCCGCAGCTCCACCTCGCGCGCGAAGAAACCACGATAATCGTTCTCGCGCACGAACTTCCAGCAGTAGTGGTTGGGGTCGCGGGTCTGAATGAGCACGCGTCCGGGCTTCTCACCGCGTCCGGCGCGGCCCGCCACCTGCACCAGCAACTGAAAGGTGCGCTCCGCCGCGCGGTAGTCGGGCAGATTGAGCCCCATGTCGCCATCGGGCACGGCCACCAGCGTCACGTTGGGGAAATGGTGCCCCTTGGAGAGCATCTGCGTCCCCACCAGCACCTGTGCCTCCTGCCGAGCGAAGGAGTCGAGGATTTCCTCCATGCGCCCCGGCCGCCGCGTACTGTCGCGGTCGAGCCGCAGGACGCCGGTCCCTGCGGGCAGAAGCACGTTGAGCGTCTCCTCGATGGATTCCGTCCCCTCGCCCATGGGCAGGAAGTTGGAACCGCCACAGGTGCAGCGGCACGGAAATTCCCGGCTCTCGCCGCAGTAGTGGCACACGAGGCGCTCGCGATTCTTGTGGTAGGTCAGGCCCACGTCGCAGTGGGGGCAGCGCATCACGGCTCCGCAGTCGAGGCAGTACATGAGCGGCGCATACCCACGACGATTGAGCATGATGATGGCCTGATCCCCGGCCTTGACCGTAGCGGTGAGCGCTGCGGCGGCCGTCGGGGTCAGCGGACCAACGCTTGGCCGCTCGTTTCGCAGGTCCACGAGGGCAATCTCGGGAAGCGTTCCATCGCCCACACGGTGCTCCATGCATACCGAGGTGATGAGCCCCTGCTCCACGGCCTGAAAGGTCTTCACGTCCGGCGTTGCGGAGCCAAGCACGAGCAGCGCCCCATCCTGTCGGGCTCGGAAATGGGCGACTTCCTTGGCCTGGTACGGCAGCCGCTCCTCCTGCTTGAAGGACGAGTCGTGCTCCTCGTCAAGGACGATCAACCCCACCTGCCCAACGGGAAGGAACAGCGCCGAGCGCGTGCCCACCACCAACTCCGGCCCGGCGGACGCGGCCAGCTCGCGAAAGGTGTCCTCGCGTCGCGAGGGCTGCTGATAGCCATGATAGAGCCGAACGTTCAGCCCCGGAAAATGTCTGACCACCGCCTTGTACAGATGGCAGGCCAGTGCCACCTCCGGAGCGAGCAACAACACGGACCGACCGGACGCGAGGGCGCGCTCCGCAAGCTTGAGATAGACGAGGGTCTTGCCGCTCCCCGTCACCCCAAAGACGAGGCGCGTGGCTGGCTGACCGGAATCGAGGGCGGCGTACAGGTCGTCGAGGCAGACGCTCTGCTCGGCCGACAGTTCGGGCACGTTCTCCTGCACGTCTATGGCGCAGACCTCCGGCTCATCGACCACCGGCGGCGGACCGATGGACACGACGGCGTTGGCGACCAGCGTGTTCAGCGCCTGCGCCACGCCGGAGCCGAGATCGGCAACGAGTTCCGTGCGCGATGTCGGCCCGTTGTCCCACAGATATTCGAGCACTTCGATCTGCCGCTTCGCCGACGGACGCACGGGCCACGGCGGGTCCTGCGTCAGAAAGCAGTATTCCTGCTCCTTTTCAGCGGTGCAGCGCGCCACCACCTGCATGCGCCCCTCGTCCCACAGCCGGGCAAGCTCCACGCGGTCCTGCGCGCAAAGTGCGCCGAGTTCCGCGCCCGACAGACGGGCCGGATAGCGCGGATCGAAAACGCGAAAGGAGATGCGCACGGAACGCACCGCCGCGGGCAAAAGCGCCTCCAGAATCTTCCCCAGCTCGGACATCTGCCGCGTGGCAAGATTGTCGGCAAGCTCCATGTAGCGGGCGTCGAGAAGCGCCTCCCGCTCGGCAGGCCACACGATCTCGCGCAGGGTGACGTTCGGCGGCGCATCCACGGCTTCGCGCACCACGATGCCAAGCCGCGTCGATCGGCCAAGCGGCACCACCACCCTCTGGCCGGGCCGAATGGACTCGGCCGGCAGACAGGCGGGATGCGCGTAGGTCAAAATCGAGAAGGGTGCGCAGGGAAGCGCGACATGCCAGAGCTTCATAATGAAAATACCCCCGCCGGGACTGGCCCGGCGGGGGTAAGAATGGACGGTCGCCGGATTATTTGCAAGGCAGGAGTTCGAGAAGATTGCGGACCAGATCGTCCCGGAGTTCCTCATCCTGCAAGGCGAAGTAGATATTAGCGGTCAGGTACTCGGCCCAGTCGCCAGCGTCGAAGCGGCGACCGCGCATGCGCACCGCCAGCAGACGGTTTTCCGCAGCGAGGCACTGCAGCGCGTCGGTAAGCTGAATTTCGCCGCCCACGCCCGGCGCAATGGACGTCAGGTGATCGAAAATCTCGGGGATGAGCACATAGCGGCCAACGATGGCCATGCGAGAGGGCGCGTCCTTGATGGCGGGCTTTTCCACCACGCTGCGAACGCGGAACACGCCGGGCGCGAATTCGTCGCCGTTGATGATGCCGTAGCGGTCAACCTTCTCCTGCGGCACCTCGACCACGCCGATGACGGCCATGCGCTCGGACTTGGCCACGTCGACAAGCTGCTTGATGCCCGGCTCCATGCCAAACATAAGATCATCGCCGACCATCACCGCGAAAGGCTCGTCCTTGACGACCTCGCGCGCGCACAGCACGGCATGGCCGAGGCCAAGCTGCACCTTCTGACGCACGGAGATGATGTTCGCCATCTCGGCCACGTCGCGGATCTCCTTGAGGAGTTCCTTCTTGCCCTTGCGTTCGAGCAACTGCTCAAGCACGAGGTTGTAGTCGAAATGGTCCTCAATGATCGTCTTGTTCTGGTTGTTGACGAAAATCACGTCCGTCAACCCGGTCTGAATGGCTTCCTCGACCACGTACTGCACGATGGGCTTCTTGTAGATCGGC
Coding sequences within:
- a CDS encoding Smr/MutS family protein; this translates as MSDNEYNPFSVLKKAGLKLRDDGTGPKKAPVAPKPAPAKPADNTAEILDKSMFLNAMAGTTRLKSAGKTKTSAPAKKAASKTSAPKASTPAAQAPHPQAAAPEQPQQPVKQAPRPTAAPAPAQDEVVDDSLFMKAMQGVKPMDGTSGRDVPASVEPAPEAAKPADALSREQLRNLLHGEVSYQLEFADGYQHGYVTGLDPKIFNRLRAGSFPVEASLDMHGLTSEETVHELVDFVRKHYQLGHRTLHLVTGRGNNSPLGRSVLREEVQNWLTRDPLRRVVLAFVTAQPKHGGPGAVYVLLRKHKKSLGKVDWDMPLEGPDTF
- a CDS encoding sulfite exporter TauE/SafE family protein; this translates as MFEIVAVVSIVFAAAFTQGLAGFGFAFMSLPLISLFVDFKTSVITLVLLAQALNLLIMWQHGQRPAWDRIIPLTLATLPGIPVGVHLLRVMPVAVLQGTLGVMLVAYSLYQWFARPVPREIGRFWVLVTGFVAGCLGGALNSQGPPILVYVSLQPWNKDRVKATMVGFFFLSGLFVLGFQAWQGLVTAETLRLSGWCLPGLIVGATLGRALYVRIGEGGYRRIFTALVCALGVLMIVKSLGGA
- a CDS encoding DUF2905 domain-containing protein, with translation MMHPEFGKTLIILGALFVVVGAFMLWGGDRIPLGRLPGDINFERNGVRFSFPIVTCVVVSIILSVLFSIFRR
- the priA gene encoding replication restart helicase PriA, with product MKLWHVALPCAPFSILTYAHPACLPAESIRPGQRVVVPLGRSTRLGIVVREAVDAPPNVTLREIVWPAEREALLDARYMELADNLATRQMSELGKILEALLPAAVRSVRISFRVFDPRYPARLSGAELGALCAQDRVELARLWDEGRMQVVARCTAEKEQEYCFLTQDPPWPVRPSAKRQIEVLEYLWDNGPTSRTELVADLGSGVAQALNTLVANAVVSIGPPPVVDEPEVCAIDVQENVPELSAEQSVCLDDLYAALDSGQPATRLVFGVTGSGKTLVYLKLAERALASGRSVLLLAPEVALACHLYKAVVRHFPGLNVRLYHGYQQPSRREDTFRELAASAGPELVVGTRSALFLPVGQVGLIVLDEEHDSSFKQEERLPYQAKEVAHFRARQDGALLVLGSATPDVKTFQAVEQGLITSVCMEHRVGDGTLPEIALVDLRNERPSVGPLTPTAAAALTATVKAGDQAIIMLNRRGYAPLMYCLDCGAVMRCPHCDVGLTYHKNRERLVCHYCGESREFPCRCTCGGSNFLPMGEGTESIEETLNVLLPAGTGVLRLDRDSTRRPGRMEEILDSFARQEAQVLVGTQMLSKGHHFPNVTLVAVPDGDMGLNLPDYRAAERTFQLLVQVAGRAGRGEKPGRVLIQTRDPNHYCWKFVRENDYRGFFAREVELRRKYGYPPFTRLGLVRMSHPVDWAEGETRIMELGSILMDLGMKLGVRVLGPAPSPLAMLRGRKRYQCLLKGKDWPSVRRVFAHLKSRLSQHSKIRVSLDLDPVNML
- the galU gene encoding UTP--glucose-1-phosphate uridylyltransferase GalU, producing the protein MNITKVVIPVAGWGTRSLPATKNIPKEMLPIYKKPIVQYVVEEAIQTGLTDVIFVNNQNKTIIEDHFDYNLVLEQLLERKGKKELLKEIRDVAEMANIISVRQKVQLGLGHAVLCAREVVKDEPFAVMVGDDLMFGMEPGIKQLVDVAKSERMAVIGVVEVPQEKVDRYGIINGDEFAPGVFRVRSVVEKPAIKDAPSRMAIVGRYVLIPEIFDHLTSIAPGVGGEIQLTDALQCLAAENRLLAVRMRGRRFDAGDWAEYLTANIYFALQDEELRDDLVRNLLELLPCK